In Paraburkholderia caribensis, a single window of DNA contains:
- the bktB gene encoding beta-ketothiolase BktB, producing the protein MQREVVVVSGVRTAIGDFGGSLKDFAPTDLGARVVREALSRASVAGDEVGHVVFGNVIHTEPKDMYLARVAALNGGVAQHAPALTVNRLCGSGLQAIVSAAQSVLLGDADIAIGGGAESMSRAPYIMPSARFGQRMGNASIVDMMLGALHDPFQSIHMGVTAENVAKKYDISRDAQDALALESHRRAAKAIESGYFKEQILPITIASKKGDTVFDTDEHVRMNATADDFAKLKAVFAKENGTVTAGNASGINDAAAAVVLMERSVAEKRGAKPLGRLVAYAHAGVDPNYMGIGPVPATQKALERAGLKVGDLDVIEANEAFAAQACAVSKELGLDPARVNPNGSGISLGHPIGATGALITVKALYELQRIGGRYALVTMCIGGGQGIAAIFERI; encoded by the coding sequence AGCCTCAAAGACTTCGCGCCGACGGATCTCGGCGCGCGCGTCGTGCGCGAGGCGTTATCGCGTGCGAGCGTCGCCGGCGACGAAGTCGGCCATGTCGTGTTCGGCAACGTCATCCATACCGAGCCGAAAGACATGTACCTTGCGCGCGTCGCAGCGCTCAACGGTGGCGTCGCGCAGCATGCGCCTGCGCTCACCGTGAACCGGTTGTGCGGCTCGGGCTTGCAGGCAATCGTATCGGCGGCGCAATCGGTGCTGCTCGGCGACGCGGATATCGCGATCGGCGGCGGCGCGGAAAGCATGAGCCGCGCGCCGTACATCATGCCGTCGGCGCGCTTCGGCCAGCGCATGGGCAACGCCAGCATCGTCGACATGATGCTCGGCGCGCTGCACGACCCGTTTCAGTCGATCCACATGGGCGTGACGGCCGAAAACGTCGCGAAGAAATACGACATCTCGCGCGACGCACAGGACGCGCTCGCGCTCGAATCGCACCGCCGCGCCGCGAAGGCGATCGAGAGCGGCTACTTCAAGGAACAGATTCTCCCCATCACGATTGCGTCGAAGAAAGGCGACACCGTCTTCGACACGGACGAGCACGTCCGCATGAACGCGACGGCCGACGACTTCGCGAAACTGAAGGCCGTGTTCGCCAAGGAAAACGGCACGGTCACGGCGGGCAATGCGTCGGGCATCAACGACGCGGCGGCGGCCGTCGTGCTGATGGAGCGCAGCGTCGCCGAGAAGCGCGGCGCAAAGCCGCTTGGCCGGCTGGTTGCATACGCGCATGCGGGCGTCGATCCGAATTACATGGGCATCGGCCCCGTGCCCGCGACGCAGAAGGCGCTGGAGCGCGCCGGCCTGAAGGTCGGCGATCTCGACGTGATCGAAGCGAACGAAGCGTTTGCGGCACAAGCCTGCGCCGTCAGCAAGGAACTGGGCCTCGATCCCGCCCGGGTGAACCCGAACGGCTCGGGTATTTCGCTCGGTCATCCGATCGGCGCGACGGGCGCGCTGATCACCGTCAAGGCGCTGTACGAGTTGCAGCGTATCGGCGGCCGTTATGCGCTCGTGACGATGTGCATCGGCGGCGGGCAGGGCATTGCAGCGATCTTCGAACGGATCTGA